The following coding sequences are from one Panicum hallii strain FIL2 chromosome 5, PHallii_v3.1, whole genome shotgun sequence window:
- the LOC112892179 gene encoding uncharacterized protein LOC112892179: MACEKKSVSNFTVKVGLVLLAGCILAPISLATMFRHYAVPLQTLSLLFSVGSASSVMWGGERIGSHRSGRNERPVLCDFSSSRSDVCELKGDVRVLPNATIVLHHPLASRQSWRMKPHARKNDRHSLARVTEVTVTSSHATNRAAPRCTANHTAPAVVFSVGGYAGNMFHDLTDVLVPLFITTRRFGGDVHLLVSDAQPWWLDKFRPLLRGLSRHDVVDMDRGGRGVLCYPHVVVGLEFHKEMSVDAARTAGEYSMADFALLARRSYGLTRDTAIRLHGRSDGDRSSGRPRLLLISRRSTRAFTNVGAIARAATALGYEVVVGEPARHAELPSFARVVNSCDVLVGVHGAGLANLVFLPAGAVVVQVVPLGGLDTMAAEDFGAPARDAGLRYVHYRIAVAESTLARRYPRDHRVLRDPAAVRREGWMALRAAYLVGQNVTLDVRRFGDALRRAMELLR, translated from the exons ATGGCCTGTGAGAAGAAGAGTGTAAGCAATTTCACCGTCAAGGTTGGATTGGTACTGCTTGCGGGATGCATTCTTGCGCCGATCTCACTTGCGACAATGTTCCGGCATTATGCGGTTCCTCTGCAAACAT TGAGCTTATTGTTTTCAGTAGGTTCTGCTTCTTCAGTAATGTGGGGAGGGGAAAGGATTGGGTCTCATCGTTCAG GCAGAAACGAAAGGCCCGTGCTGTGCGACTTTTCGAGCTCGAGGTCAGACGTGTGCGAGCTGAAAGGCGACGTCCGCGTCCTCCCCAACGCCACCATCGTGCTCCACCATCCCTTGGCGAGCCGTCAATCATGGAGGATGAAGCCGCACGCCAGGAAGAACGACCGCCACTCGCTCGCCCGCGTCACTGAGGTGACGGTCACGTCGTCGCACGCCACCAACCGCGCTGCTCCCCGGTGCACGGCCAACCACACCGCCCCGGCCGTCGTCTTTTCCGTCGGCGGCTACGCGGGGAACATGTTCCACGACCTGACCGACGTCCTCGTCCCGTTGTTCATCACCACGCGCCGGTTCGGCGGCGACGTGCACCTCCTCGTCAGCGACGCCCAGCCGTGGTGGCTCGACAAGTTCCGGCCGCTGCTCCGCGGGCTCTCCCGCCACGATGTCGTTGACATGGACAGAGGAGGCAGGGGCGTGCTCTGCTACCCCCACGTGGTCGTCGGCCTGGAGTTCCACAAGGAAATGAGCGTCGACGCCGCGAGGACCGCCGGCGAGTACTCCATGGCCGACTTCGCCCTCCTCGCCCGGCGATCCTACGGCCTCACTCGGGACACGGCCATCCGCCTCCACGGCCGCAGCGACGGCGACCGCTCCTCCGGCCGCCCCCGGCTGCTCCTCATCTCCCGGAGGTCGACCAGGGCGTTCACCAACGTCGGCGCCATCGCGCGGGCCGCCACCGCCCTGGGGTACGAGGTGGTGGTGGGCGAGCCTGCGCGGCACGCGGAGCTGCCGTCGTTCGCGCGGGTGGTGAACTCGTGCGACGTGCTGGTGGGCGTGCACGGCGCCGGGTTGGCGAACCTGGTGTTCCTCCCGGCGGGCGCCGTGGTGGTGCAGGTGGTGCCGCTGGGCGGGCTGGACACTATGGCCGCCGAGGACTTCGGCGCGCCCGCGCGCGACGCGGGGCTCCGGTACGTGCACTACCGCATCGCCGTGGCGGAGAGCACGCTGGCGAGGCGGTACCCGCGCGACCACCGCGTGCTGAGGGACCCCGCGGCGGTGAGGCGGGAGGGGTGGATGGCGCTGCGGGCAGCGTACCTCGTCGGCCAGAACGTGACCCTCGACGTCCGCCGGTTCGGGGACGCCCTGCGACGCGCAATGGAGCTTCTCCGCTAG